The Pseudomonas fluorescens nucleotide sequence GAAGGTTGCTCGCTGCACTACGAGGAATACGGCCAGGGCGAGCCGCTGGTGCTGCTGCACGGCCTGGGCTCCAGTTGCCAGGACTGGGAAATGCAGGTACCGGAGCTCGCCCGCCACTACCGGGTGATCCTCATGGACATCCGTGGCCATGGCCGCTCCGACAAGCCCCGTGAGCGCTACAGCATCGCCAGCTTCAGCGCCGACCTGCTGGCCCTGCTCGAGCAATTGCAGACCGGCCCCGTGCACCTGGTCGGGCTGTCCATGGGTGGCATGGTCGGCTTTCAGTTTGCCGTCGATCACCCCGAGTGGCTGCGCAGCCTGTGCATCGTCAACAGCGCCCCGGAGGTCAAGCGCCGCAGCCGCAGCGACTGGATCTGGTGGGCCAAGCGCTGGGCCCTGGCGCGGCTGCTGAGCCTTGAAACCATCGGCAAGGGCCTGGCCGAGCGGCTGTTCCCCAAGCCGCAGCAGGCCGATTTGCGCCGCAAGATGGCCGAGCGCTGGGCCAAGAACGACAAACGCGCGTATCTCGCCAGTTTCGACGCCATTGTCGGCTGGGGCGTGGCGGAACGCCTGGGGCAGATTCGCTGTCCTACGCTGGTCATCAGCGCCGACCAGGATTACACCCCGGTACAACTCAAAGAGCGCTACGTTGCCCTGATTCCACATGCACGGCTGGCGGTAATCGAAGATTCCCGGCACGCTACGCCCCTGGATCAACCTCACGTATTCAATCAGACGCTGCTGCAGTTCCTGGCGGCGTCCACCACCTCTCAAGGATCATTGAGCCCATGCTGAAAAAACTCCTGCTCGCCACCTGCTCGGTCGTCTTCGCCACCAGCCTGATGGCTGCCGAAAAAGCGCCTCATGTACTGCTGGATACCAGTTTTG carries:
- a CDS encoding alpha/beta fold hydrolase, whose product is MAYFEHEGCSLHYEEYGQGEPLVLLHGLGSSCQDWEMQVPELARHYRVILMDIRGHGRSDKPRERYSIASFSADLLALLEQLQTGPVHLVGLSMGGMVGFQFAVDHPEWLRSLCIVNSAPEVKRRSRSDWIWWAKRWALARLLSLETIGKGLAERLFPKPQQADLRRKMAERWAKNDKRAYLASFDAIVGWGVAERLGQIRCPTLVISADQDYTPVQLKERYVALIPHARLAVIEDSRHATPLDQPHVFNQTLLQFLAASTTSQGSLSPC